A window of Sphingobacterium sp. SRCM116780 contains these coding sequences:
- a CDS encoding MIP/aquaporin family protein yields MNALLAEFIGTSVLILLGGGVVANVVLKDTKGNNSGWIVICTAWALAVFAGVTIAGPYSGAHLNPAVTISNLLLDKMSLTLGLQYMLMQFLGAMFGSFIVWLMYKDHFTQTDDAGAKEAIFCTRPAIFNPKINIISEIVGTFILIFSILHFTNPTTHQGETFGLGSIGAIPVSFIVWVIGLSLGGTTGYAINPARDLGPRIMHALLPIKNKESFNISYAWVPVIGPIIGSILATMLYLYIN; encoded by the coding sequence ATGAATGCATTATTAGCAGAATTTATTGGCACTTCTGTCCTGATCCTTCTTGGAGGTGGAGTTGTTGCGAATGTTGTTTTAAAAGATACAAAAGGAAATAATTCAGGATGGATCGTGATCTGTACCGCATGGGCATTAGCCGTATTTGCTGGAGTAACTATAGCGGGACCATATAGTGGTGCTCATCTGAATCCTGCAGTTACTATCTCAAATCTTTTACTCGATAAGATGAGCCTTACTCTAGGGCTTCAATATATGCTGATGCAATTTTTAGGTGCTATGTTTGGATCTTTTATTGTGTGGTTAATGTATAAAGATCATTTTACGCAAACAGATGATGCAGGAGCAAAAGAAGCTATTTTCTGTACAAGACCTGCTATTTTCAATCCTAAAATTAATATCATCAGTGAAATCGTTGGTACCTTTATATTGATCTTTTCAATTTTACATTTCACGAATCCAACCACACATCAAGGAGAAACTTTTGGTTTAGGATCAATCGGTGCAATACCCGTGAGCTTTATTGTATGGGTCATTGGATTATCATTAGGAGGAACAACTGGCTATGCTATCAATCCAGCTAGAGATCTAGGACCTCGAATTATGCATGCCTTATTACCAATAAAGAATAAAGAATCATTTAATATTTCTTATGCGTGGGTTCCTGTTATTGGACCAATCATTGGAAGTATTCTTGCGACTATGCTTTATCTATATATTAATTAG
- a CDS encoding glycerol-3-phosphate dehydrogenase/oxidase, translating into MINFNRNTNLETIRSTSQWDIVIIGGGATGLGIAVDAASRGFKTLLLEKYDFAKATSSRSTKLVHGGVRYLANGDIKLVYSALHERGLIFKNAPHLARVQSFIIPCYSFFSKWKFLIGLKVYDWMAGKYRIGSSQFLSNSQVISKLHSVKQEGLQGGIIYYDGQFDDARFAINLAQSANTLGATVLNYCDVNAIKKDANGSVSGVTFRDIESNETFEIKSKTVINATGIFVDDILKMESPNHKNLVRPSQGTHIVIDKKFLGKEDALMIPETTDGRVLFGVPWHDHILLGTTDTPLNVHSIEPRPLEEEVEFILNTAKNYLNPAPTRADILSVFAGLRPLAAPKEEGQISTKEISRDHKLISSPSGLITITGGKWTTYRKMAEETVNKAIEIGKLNQAPCVTKTLKIHGYQQEKQEGHWQFYGSDAKLIQDLVLENENLAQKIHPKFDHIAAEVVWAVRHEMARCLEDVLARRIRMLFLDPKAAMEAAPFVVRIMATELNQSQAWKDEQLTLFLALCKNYTYHLS; encoded by the coding sequence ATGATCAATTTTAACAGAAATACGAACCTAGAAACGATAAGAAGTACTTCCCAATGGGATATCGTCATTATTGGAGGGGGTGCCACTGGTCTTGGAATTGCTGTTGACGCAGCTTCCAGGGGATTCAAAACATTACTCCTAGAGAAGTATGATTTTGCAAAGGCAACATCCAGCAGAAGCACAAAATTGGTGCATGGTGGTGTACGATATTTAGCAAATGGTGATATTAAACTTGTTTATTCAGCGTTGCATGAAAGAGGATTAATTTTCAAAAATGCTCCTCATTTAGCTAGAGTCCAAAGTTTTATTATCCCTTGCTACTCCTTTTTTAGTAAATGGAAATTTCTAATTGGCCTCAAAGTTTACGATTGGATGGCGGGCAAATATAGAATTGGATCATCTCAGTTTTTGTCTAATAGTCAAGTGATCTCCAAACTTCATTCTGTCAAACAAGAAGGACTGCAGGGAGGAATTATCTATTATGACGGCCAATTTGATGATGCTAGATTTGCCATTAATTTAGCTCAATCTGCAAATACATTAGGGGCAACAGTGCTCAATTATTGTGATGTAAATGCCATAAAAAAAGATGCTAACGGATCTGTTTCAGGAGTTACATTTCGAGATATTGAATCAAATGAAACTTTTGAAATAAAATCAAAAACGGTCATTAATGCCACAGGAATTTTTGTTGATGATATTTTAAAAATGGAATCTCCAAATCATAAAAATTTAGTACGCCCCTCTCAAGGTACACATATCGTCATTGACAAAAAATTTTTAGGAAAAGAAGATGCACTTATGATTCCAGAGACGACAGATGGGCGTGTGTTATTTGGTGTTCCATGGCACGATCATATCTTACTAGGGACAACGGACACGCCTTTAAATGTTCATAGCATTGAACCCAGACCTTTAGAAGAAGAAGTAGAATTTATTCTCAATACTGCTAAAAACTACCTCAATCCTGCTCCAACAAGAGCAGATATACTCAGCGTATTTGCAGGTTTGAGACCATTGGCAGCGCCAAAAGAGGAAGGTCAAATTTCTACAAAAGAAATCTCTCGAGATCATAAATTGATCAGTAGTCCATCCGGTCTTATTACAATCACAGGAGGAAAATGGACTACTTATCGTAAAATGGCAGAAGAAACGGTAAATAAAGCCATTGAAATTGGAAAATTAAATCAAGCTCCTTGTGTCACCAAAACATTAAAGATACATGGTTATCAACAAGAGAAACAAGAAGGACATTGGCAATTTTATGGATCTGATGCAAAATTGATTCAAGATTTAGTGTTAGAAAATGAGAATCTTGCTCAAAAGATTCATCCAAAGTTTGATCATATTGCTGCTGAAGTTGTCTGGGCTGTACGACATGAAATGGCAAGATGTCTAGAAGATGTATTAGCTAGAAGAATACGTATGTTATTTTTAGACCCAAAAGCGGCAATGGAAGCTGCTCCCTTCGTTGTTCGAATTATGGCTACTGAACTCAATCAATCGCAAGCATGGAAGGATGAGCAGTTAACCTTATTTCTAGCACTTTGTAAAAACTATACTTATCATTTATCATAA
- the ygiD gene encoding 4,5-DOPA dioxygenase extradiol has protein sequence MERKKFVKIMAGLSLTGVAMKANSLYKFSSELEATEKFPVLFLGHGSPMNAIEDNEFVQGFKKIGQTFEKPKAILVVSAHWETRGTFVTAMEHPTTIHDFGGFPQALFDVQYPAPGSPELAGETQTLISKTDVYLDDKWGLDHGSWSVVKHLYPNADVPIIQMSIDYTQPASYHYELAQQLAALRQKGVLIIGSGNMVHNLRMVAWDKLNTAGYAYEWASIANEKMKNFIQDGDHQALINFRQQGKEFDLAIPTPEHYLPLIYSLALQDKKDDLFLFNDNSVAGSLTMTSVKIG, from the coding sequence ATGGAAAGAAAAAAATTTGTAAAAATTATGGCAGGATTATCATTAACAGGAGTTGCAATGAAAGCTAATTCTTTATATAAATTCTCTTCCGAATTGGAAGCAACAGAAAAATTTCCAGTGCTATTTTTGGGACATGGTAGTCCTATGAATGCCATTGAGGATAATGAGTTTGTTCAAGGATTCAAAAAAATAGGTCAAACATTTGAAAAACCAAAAGCAATACTCGTTGTCTCCGCGCATTGGGAAACGAGAGGAACTTTTGTTACCGCTATGGAACATCCAACAACTATCCATGATTTCGGTGGTTTTCCTCAAGCTTTGTTTGATGTACAATATCCAGCTCCAGGAAGTCCTGAGCTCGCCGGAGAAACACAAACGTTAATCTCAAAAACAGACGTTTATTTGGACGATAAATGGGGATTAGATCATGGATCATGGTCAGTTGTAAAACATCTATACCCGAATGCCGATGTACCCATTATTCAAATGAGTATCGATTACACACAGCCAGCGTCTTATCATTATGAGCTTGCTCAACAACTCGCAGCTTTACGTCAAAAGGGGGTCTTGATCATTGGGAGTGGCAACATGGTTCATAATCTACGAATGGTTGCTTGGGACAAATTAAATACAGCAGGTTATGCCTATGAATGGGCTTCAATCGCAAATGAAAAGATGAAAAATTTTATTCAAGATGGAGATCATCAAGCTTTAATAAATTTCAGACAGCAAGGAAAAGAATTTGACTTAGCCATTCCTACTCCAGAGCATTATCTACCTTTGATCTATTCCTTAGCATTGCAAGATAAAAAGGATGATTTGTTCTTATTTAATGACAACTCTGTTGCTGGTTCTTTGACGATGACTTCTGTAAAAATAGGTTAG
- a CDS encoding SelT/SelW/SelH family protein, translated as MNVSKPTILIEYCPKCNWMLRAAYMAQEILSTFSEDVHGVLLIPSVTSGKYTISVNELIVFDRKEMGRFPEIKELKQLLRDQINPTKELGHSDKKEV; from the coding sequence ATGAACGTATCAAAACCAACCATTTTAATTGAATACTGCCCAAAATGCAATTGGATGCTTCGTGCTGCCTATATGGCACAAGAAATTTTAAGTACTTTTTCAGAAGATGTCCATGGTGTTTTACTGATCCCAAGTGTAACTTCTGGAAAGTATACGATTTCTGTCAATGAATTAATCGTATTTGACCGAAAGGAAATGGGTAGATTTCCTGAGATAAAAGAGTTGAAACAGTTATTAAGAGATCAGATCAATCCAACTAAAGAGTTGGGTCATTCCGATAAAAAAGAAGTATGA
- a CDS encoding DeoR/GlpR family DNA-binding transcription regulator gives MNLIDRHEYILAQLKESEHISVMQLCKDLNVSTVTIRKDLKQLEDSNLLFRTHGGATNKNPYIIDRNVFEKEKYYSKEKALISKRAVSYIEPNESIIIASGTTMHALADAMDPHMELNVITSSLQVSMRLNQFAAVEVLQLPGILRKSSISISGHYAEQILGDYFCSKLFIGVDGIDLTYGLSTTSGQEAKLNKAMIQAAQKVIVLADSSKFGRKSFGRICAFDEIDFIITDNGVSQYYKEEIEKLGVKLIIAE, from the coding sequence ATGAATCTAATCGATAGACATGAATACATTTTAGCTCAATTAAAAGAATCAGAGCATATATCTGTTATGCAGTTATGTAAAGATTTAAATGTTTCGACTGTAACCATAAGAAAGGATCTGAAGCAATTAGAAGATTCAAATTTACTTTTTCGAACCCATGGTGGTGCTACCAATAAAAATCCATACATCATCGATCGTAATGTTTTTGAAAAGGAAAAGTATTATTCAAAAGAGAAAGCATTGATTAGTAAACGAGCTGTTTCATATATTGAACCCAATGAATCCATCATTATAGCTTCAGGAACAACTATGCATGCTTTAGCGGATGCAATGGATCCACATATGGAATTGAATGTTATTACCTCATCATTACAAGTGAGCATGAGATTAAATCAATTTGCTGCAGTTGAAGTTTTGCAATTACCAGGCATTCTTAGAAAAAGTAGTATCTCTATTTCTGGTCATTATGCGGAACAAATTCTAGGCGATTACTTTTGTTCAAAGTTATTTATAGGGGTGGATGGTATAGATTTGACCTATGGACTTTCGACGACATCGGGCCAAGAGGCGAAGTTGAACAAGGCAATGATTCAAGCGGCACAAAAAGTGATTGTATTGGCCGATTCTTCTAAGTTTGGAAGAAAATCTTTTGGACGTATATGTGCTTTTGATGAAATTGATTTTATCATAACAGATAACGGAGTGAGTCAATACTATAAAGAAGAGATTGAAAAACTTGGGGTTAAATTGATTATTGCGGAGTAG
- a CDS encoding helix-turn-helix transcriptional regulator, giving the protein MDELFKIYTIGAEEVKNFNYSKNEIHQHNFEELIIGLAGQLEHFIDFKSRVFNAPFISFVTQGKTHRVKPMMTDGEARFWVIRFKSEFIPETTFQLYTQFHETATFEFKEYNCFHRLIRLCEMMENEMQQTVIDYGVIKQLLSTIFTMIESERKKQFPETNLQLKNQSTTFKNFLSILEENFRRPEGINYYAEKLFMSARNLNLICQSILQQSVSEIIETRKLIEAKNLLLTTTKTISEIGFDLGYSDKAYFTNVFKKKAGLTPSEFRNEMQQLISE; this is encoded by the coding sequence TTGGACGAACTTTTTAAAATTTATACCATCGGTGCTGAAGAAGTTAAAAACTTCAACTATTCAAAAAACGAAATACACCAGCATAATTTTGAAGAATTGATCATTGGCCTAGCAGGACAATTGGAACATTTTATTGATTTTAAATCACGTGTTTTTAATGCTCCTTTTATCAGTTTTGTCACGCAAGGGAAAACACATCGTGTCAAACCAATGATGACGGATGGGGAAGCCCGATTTTGGGTCATTCGATTCAAAAGTGAATTTATACCAGAAACAACCTTTCAACTCTATACACAATTTCATGAGACCGCAACTTTTGAATTCAAAGAATACAATTGCTTCCATAGATTGATTCGTCTTTGTGAAATGATGGAAAATGAAATGCAACAGACAGTAATCGATTATGGGGTTATCAAACAATTATTAAGTACCATTTTTACCATGATTGAATCGGAACGTAAAAAACAATTTCCCGAAACAAATCTTCAACTCAAAAATCAAAGTACTACTTTCAAGAATTTCCTTTCCATATTGGAAGAAAACTTTAGGCGACCCGAAGGTATCAATTACTATGCAGAAAAGCTATTCATGTCTGCACGTAATCTGAATTTAATTTGTCAGAGCATTCTACAACAAAGTGTATCAGAAATTATTGAAACCAGAAAGTTAATTGAAGCCAAAAACCTTTTGCTCACAACCACAAAAACTATTTCAGAAATTGGTTTTGATTTAGGTTATAGTGATAAGGCTTATTTTACCAATGTATTTAAAAAGAAAGCTGGATTGACACCATCGGAATTTCGAAATGAAATGCAACAATTAATTTCCGAATAA
- the topA gene encoding type I DNA topoisomerase, producing MAKNLLIVESPAKAKTIEGYLGKDFLVKSSYGHIRDLVKTDDAIDTEKDFQQKYEVPSDKKAVVSELKKLAKAAETVWLASDEDREGEAISWHLFETLGLKDESTKRIVFHEITKPAILKAIENPRKIDYNLVNAQQARRVLDRLVGFELSPVLWKKVKPSLSAGRVQSVAVRLIVDREREVIKFNAEASFRIVAFFHTGKIKDSFRAELPHRFATEAEAKQFLDDCRTAEFAVKSLETKPAKRAPAAPFTTSTLQQEASRKLGFSVARTMQVAQRLYEAGRITYMRTDSVNLSDTAIEAAEKEIRSAYGDKYHKLRKYKTKTSGAQEAHEAIRPTYFSEHSIEGDAAERRLYELIWKRAIASQMSEAEFEKTLAKISISTRKEDLSASGEVMKFDGFLKVYFESTDEEQDQNNDEDSDNSILPPLSIGQSVVLKNMNATERFTRPPARYTEAALVKKLEELGIGRPSTYAPTISTIQNRGYVVKEEREGRSRDYRVLNLENGNVSAVTKTEMTGAEKGKMFPTDIGIVVNDFLVEHFKGIVDFNFTAKVEKEFDEIAHGSTEWTDMLRDFYGPFHSEVQDTLENAERANNERELGIDPVSGKPVSVRIGKFGPLVQIGAQDDEEKPRFASLRKGQMIETITFEDAMELFKLPKKIGEFEEKEMTVAIGRFGPYIRHNSSFYSLPKEVDPLDVTEEECIQIIKDKRQKDIEKVIRVFDENPEAQIEQGRWGPFVRFGKQNLKIPKGAEVEKITYEDVLKWAEADAPKGKTKVTAKKTTTTKKAPAKKIAAKKATAVKASKVK from the coding sequence ATGGCTAAAAATTTACTCATAGTAGAGTCTCCAGCAAAAGCGAAAACAATAGAAGGGTATTTAGGAAAAGACTTTTTAGTAAAGTCGAGTTACGGACATATTCGTGATTTGGTGAAGACCGATGATGCTATTGATACAGAAAAAGATTTTCAACAAAAGTATGAAGTTCCATCCGATAAAAAGGCTGTAGTCAGTGAGTTAAAGAAATTAGCTAAAGCCGCTGAAACGGTTTGGTTAGCGTCCGATGAGGACCGCGAGGGGGAAGCTATATCTTGGCATTTATTTGAGACTCTAGGATTGAAAGATGAAAGTACCAAACGTATTGTTTTTCATGAAATTACAAAACCAGCTATTTTAAAGGCTATTGAGAATCCTCGTAAAATAGATTATAATTTAGTGAATGCACAACAGGCACGTCGTGTACTGGATCGTTTAGTAGGTTTTGAACTTTCCCCTGTATTGTGGAAAAAAGTAAAACCTTCTTTATCAGCAGGACGTGTACAATCGGTTGCTGTACGTTTGATTGTTGACCGTGAACGCGAAGTCATCAAATTTAATGCAGAAGCTTCATTTCGAATTGTTGCATTTTTTCATACAGGAAAAATTAAAGATAGTTTCAGAGCAGAGTTGCCTCATCGTTTTGCTACGGAGGCAGAAGCAAAGCAGTTTTTAGACGATTGTAGAACTGCAGAGTTTGCAGTTAAAAGTTTAGAAACAAAACCTGCTAAACGCGCTCCTGCAGCTCCATTTACAACTTCTACACTACAACAAGAGGCCAGTCGTAAACTTGGTTTCTCTGTGGCGCGTACGATGCAAGTAGCACAACGATTATATGAAGCTGGACGTATTACTTATATGCGTACCGATTCTGTTAATTTGAGTGATACAGCAATTGAAGCGGCTGAAAAAGAAATCCGTTCTGCTTATGGTGATAAATATCATAAGCTAAGAAAATATAAAACCAAGACATCTGGAGCACAAGAAGCCCACGAAGCCATTCGTCCAACGTATTTTTCTGAACATAGTATCGAAGGCGATGCTGCAGAGAGACGTTTGTACGAATTGATTTGGAAACGTGCCATTGCTTCTCAAATGAGTGAAGCAGAGTTTGAAAAAACATTAGCGAAGATTTCTATTTCTACGCGTAAAGAGGACTTATCTGCTTCTGGAGAGGTGATGAAATTTGATGGTTTCCTGAAAGTTTATTTTGAATCAACAGATGAAGAACAGGATCAGAATAATGATGAGGATAGCGATAATTCAATATTACCTCCATTGTCGATTGGTCAATCTGTGGTATTGAAAAATATGAATGCGACAGAGCGATTCACACGCCCACCTGCTCGTTATACAGAAGCTGCTTTAGTTAAGAAATTGGAAGAATTGGGAATCGGTAGACCTTCTACCTATGCACCAACAATTTCAACGATTCAAAATCGTGGATATGTGGTAAAAGAAGAACGTGAAGGCCGTTCTCGTGATTATCGTGTCTTGAATTTGGAAAATGGAAACGTTTCTGCAGTAACAAAAACTGAAATGACTGGTGCTGAGAAAGGAAAGATGTTTCCGACAGATATTGGTATTGTTGTCAATGACTTTTTGGTGGAACACTTTAAAGGAATTGTCGATTTTAATTTTACTGCTAAAGTAGAAAAGGAATTTGATGAGATCGCACATGGTTCGACTGAATGGACAGATATGTTACGTGATTTTTATGGCCCTTTTCATTCAGAAGTACAAGATACATTGGAAAATGCGGAGCGTGCTAATAATGAAAGAGAACTAGGCATAGATCCTGTTTCAGGAAAACCAGTATCGGTTCGTATCGGTAAATTTGGACCTTTGGTTCAGATAGGTGCACAAGATGATGAAGAGAAACCGCGGTTTGCTTCTTTACGAAAAGGACAAATGATCGAAACGATTACTTTTGAAGACGCGATGGAATTATTCAAATTACCTAAAAAAATAGGAGAGTTTGAAGAAAAAGAAATGACTGTTGCGATTGGTCGATTTGGACCCTATATTCGTCATAATTCTTCCTTCTATTCATTACCAAAAGAGGTTGATCCTTTAGATGTAACGGAAGAAGAATGTATTCAAATTATTAAAGATAAAAGACAAAAGGATATTGAGAAGGTAATTCGTGTTTTTGATGAAAATCCGGAAGCACAAATTGAACAAGGACGTTGGGGACCATTTGTACGTTTTGGAAAGCAAAATTTAAAAATTCCGAAAGGAGCAGAAGTTGAAAAAATTACTTACGAAGATGTCTTAAAATGGGCAGAAGCGGATGCTCCAAAAGGAAAGACAAAGGTTACCGCAAAGAAAACAACAACGACGAAAAAAGCTCCTGCAAAAAAGATAGCCGCAAAAAAAGCAACCGCAGTAAAAGCAAGTAAAGTGAAATAA
- the glpK gene encoding glycerol kinase GlpK, with protein MNTTDYILALDQGTTSSRAIIFSKSGKIEAVAQKEFTQIYPESGWVEHDPKEIWSSQLSVFTEVMAKMKITPKNIKGIGITNQRETTIIWDRKTGEPIYNAIVWQDRRTADYCKNIENQGHGDAIQRKTGLRIDAYFSASKINWILDNVKGAREKANAGDLAFGTVDSWLIWNLTNGEVHVTDVSNASRTMLYNIETLNWDKDLLTLFDIPESILPRVASSSEIYGQTSGQILSSKIPIAGIAGDQQAALFGQMCTEKGMVKNTYGTGCFLLMNIGTKPILSKNNLVTTIGWKIGNQVVYALEGSIFIGGAVVQWLRDELGIIKTSLEIEKLAKSVKDSNGVYLVPAFSGLGAPHWNPYARGTIVGISRGTNAAHIARAALEGIAFQITDILTAMQSDAQTDIKELRVDGGASANDFLMQTQANFLNVVTLRPEVVETTALGAAYLAGLAVGFWSSIEEIAAQWTINKTFTPIPDDTVKHSLKEWNRAVETAKFWANYDMTN; from the coding sequence ATGAATACAACAGATTACATTTTGGCATTAGACCAAGGAACAACAAGTTCAAGAGCGATTATCTTTTCTAAGTCAGGAAAAATTGAAGCTGTTGCACAAAAAGAATTTACACAAATTTATCCAGAATCAGGTTGGGTGGAGCACGATCCTAAAGAAATCTGGTCAAGTCAGCTTTCTGTTTTTACAGAAGTCATGGCAAAAATGAAAATAACACCTAAGAATATAAAAGGTATTGGCATTACAAACCAAAGAGAAACAACCATTATTTGGGATAGAAAGACTGGTGAACCTATCTATAATGCCATTGTTTGGCAAGACAGAAGAACAGCAGACTATTGTAAAAATATCGAAAATCAAGGGCACGGAGATGCTATTCAACGCAAAACAGGTCTTCGTATAGATGCTTATTTCTCTGCATCAAAAATCAATTGGATATTGGATAATGTCAAGGGTGCTAGAGAAAAGGCAAATGCTGGTGACCTTGCTTTTGGGACTGTGGATAGTTGGCTTATATGGAATTTAACCAATGGAGAAGTACACGTCACGGATGTATCCAATGCTTCCAGAACAATGTTGTACAATATTGAGACATTGAATTGGGACAAAGATCTATTAACATTATTTGATATTCCTGAAAGTATCCTTCCTCGAGTTGCATCTTCTTCGGAGATTTATGGTCAGACTTCGGGACAAATCCTATCCAGTAAAATTCCAATCGCCGGAATTGCCGGAGATCAACAAGCGGCTCTTTTTGGACAAATGTGCACAGAAAAGGGTATGGTAAAAAATACCTACGGAACAGGATGCTTTTTATTAATGAATATTGGTACAAAACCAATTCTATCAAAAAATAATTTAGTGACCACTATTGGCTGGAAGATTGGCAATCAAGTCGTTTATGCCTTGGAAGGTAGTATTTTTATTGGTGGAGCCGTTGTTCAATGGTTAAGAGATGAATTGGGCATTATTAAAACTTCTTTAGAGATAGAAAAACTGGCTAAAAGTGTAAAAGACAGTAATGGTGTTTACCTCGTTCCTGCTTTTTCAGGTTTAGGAGCTCCACATTGGAACCCATATGCACGCGGTACTATTGTGGGAATTTCTAGAGGAACAAATGCGGCACATATCGCTCGTGCAGCCTTAGAAGGAATCGCTTTTCAAATAACAGACATCTTGACCGCTATGCAATCTGATGCGCAAACGGATATTAAGGAACTCCGTGTGGATGGAGGAGCGAGTGCAAATGATTTTCTTATGCAAACACAAGCTAATTTTCTAAACGTAGTAACATTACGTCCTGAAGTGGTAGAAACCACGGCATTAGGTGCTGCTTATTTGGCTGGTCTGGCTGTCGGATTTTGGTCCAGTATTGAAGAGATTGCTGCACAATGGACAATAAACAAAACCTTTACTCCTATTCCCGATGATACAGTTAAACACTCTTTGAAAGAATGGAATAGAGCTGTAGAGACTGCCAAATTTTGGGCAAATTATGATATGACTAATTAA